The following are from one region of the Simiduia agarivorans SA1 = DSM 21679 genome:
- a CDS encoding outer membrane beta-barrel protein, whose amino-acid sequence MHWAISTLLIGIFMKAIVAFGFVSLLSSAAVLAEDSPYYVGTSAFAATGGKHIDTIGAGLALQFGYRISPNWAIEADHHETLQKLKYSDDTNTFCCGSGPEFDVNTTAVFGVFRTNDDLYFKAKAGFNLQDSNFQNSLAPAFGLGGGYKITPNTHLELEWEKYSSSLDHFSLGIKFSF is encoded by the coding sequence TTGCACTGGGCAATTTCCACATTACTTATAGGGATATTTATGAAAGCGATCGTGGCATTTGGTTTTGTCAGCCTGCTCAGCAGTGCCGCTGTTCTGGCTGAAGACAGTCCATATTACGTTGGCACCTCTGCATTTGCCGCAACGGGCGGCAAACACATCGATACAATCGGCGCTGGGCTGGCACTGCAATTCGGTTACCGTATCTCACCCAATTGGGCAATCGAAGCAGACCATCATGAAACTCTGCAAAAGCTGAAATACAGTGATGATACCAACACCTTCTGTTGCGGCTCAGGTCCCGAATTCGACGTCAATACCACGGCAGTTTTTGGCGTCTTCCGGACTAATGACGACCTTTACTTCAAAGCCAAAGCCGGCTTTAACTTACAAGATTCCAATTTCCAGAACTCTTTGGCACCCGCTTTTGGCCTTGGCGGCGGGTACAAAATAACGCCGAATACGCACCTGGAATTGGAGTGGGAAAAATACAGCAG
- a CDS encoding RluA family pseudouridine synthase: MPQKFIYRPPTGVPPLVYQDDHLLAVDKPTGLLSNPGRAPETHDCALSRLTDAYGELWLIHRLDCDTSGLLLLARTKQAERELKKQLQARQIQKTYEAIAQGELKQDTGEIREPLGPQTDNPPFQQVSANGKTALTRYRVLARANGNTRLALYPHTGRTHQLRVHMAWLGHPLLGDAFYGRAESYTRLCLHARALQLNHPTDMTPLSLETDCPF; this comes from the coding sequence ATGCCGCAGAAGTTTATTTACCGCCCACCCACTGGTGTGCCGCCGCTCGTTTACCAGGATGATCACCTCCTGGCCGTGGACAAGCCGACAGGACTGCTGAGCAACCCCGGCCGGGCGCCGGAAACCCACGACTGTGCCCTCTCCCGCCTGACCGACGCCTACGGTGAACTCTGGCTGATTCACCGACTGGATTGCGACACTTCCGGACTGTTGTTATTGGCCAGAACCAAACAAGCCGAGCGGGAATTGAAAAAACAGTTACAGGCCCGTCAGATCCAAAAGACCTATGAGGCCATTGCCCAGGGCGAGCTCAAACAGGACACAGGCGAAATCCGGGAGCCGTTGGGCCCACAAACGGATAATCCGCCGTTCCAGCAGGTTAGTGCCAACGGCAAAACTGCCCTCACCCGGTACCGTGTATTGGCACGCGCAAATGGCAATACCCGTCTCGCACTCTATCCACACACGGGCAGGACCCACCAGCTGAGGGTCCACATGGCATGGCTTGGGCATCCGCTCCTGGGCGATGCCTTTTATGGCCGTGCCGAAAGCTACACACGCCTGTGTCTGCACGCCAGAGCACTGCAGTTAAACCACCCCACAGACATGACCCCACTGTCGCTGGAGACAGACTGCCCGTTCTGA
- a CDS encoding YebG family protein — MAIEIVYRVIKRNGEQAGEYMDKKLADAHDQRLDCVYTIVDLISDVETGLGEDKVEMIAEKLIDNRQDLMAALKKVKDLPTPAEDENVTPISAVG, encoded by the coding sequence ATGGCAATTGAAATTGTTTACCGCGTAATCAAACGAAACGGGGAACAGGCAGGAGAATACATGGACAAGAAACTGGCAGACGCACACGATCAGCGCCTGGACTGCGTTTACACCATCGTTGACCTGATCAGTGACGTCGAGACCGGTCTTGGTGAAGACAAGGTAGAAATGATCGCTGAAAAATTGATCGACAACCGCCAGGATCTGATGGCCGCACTGAAAAAGGTGAAAGACCTGCCCACCCCTGCCGAAGACGAAAACGTCACCCCAATCAGCGCAGTGGGCTGA